In Psychrobacter immobilis, a single genomic region encodes these proteins:
- a CDS encoding 5'-nucleotidase has translation MAVDFSNTLIVAISATALFDLTESENYLLELLEQRPVSAIKEFRDYMTKRENDALSIGAGYPLIKALLNLNNYCNDGMQDLEVETPLVEVVIVSKSSPDTGIQVLNAILEHELTISRSAFISGSPVAPYIKDFNVDLFLTTNREDAQQVADANICACAILDATPVNTYELDTDQLRIAFDGDAVLFDDSGELLYKQKGLRAFHDREIQMRDLPIEKGPYAELLIKLSNLQERLPAGLKYSPIKIALVTARNAPADLRAIKTLREWGVNVDMAFFLGGLEKTAVLRTFAPHIFFDDSIKHIDAARRFVPTALVPYHSTSLLHSDSDLMTDKEAALLDFTPVTCSTTTLSH, from the coding sequence ATGGCAGTCGATTTTAGTAATACGCTCATCGTCGCGATTTCTGCAACGGCACTTTTTGATTTAACAGAATCAGAAAATTATTTGCTAGAGCTGCTAGAGCAGAGACCTGTAAGCGCCATAAAAGAGTTTAGAGACTATATGACCAAGCGTGAAAACGATGCTCTCAGTATTGGTGCTGGTTATCCATTAATTAAAGCTCTATTAAATCTGAATAATTATTGCAATGATGGCATGCAAGATTTAGAGGTTGAGACACCTTTGGTGGAAGTGGTCATTGTTTCAAAGAGTAGTCCAGATACGGGCATTCAAGTCCTCAATGCAATTCTTGAACATGAGCTGACTATCTCACGCTCGGCATTTATTTCAGGCAGTCCTGTGGCTCCTTATATTAAAGACTTCAATGTCGATCTATTTTTGACGACCAATCGCGAAGATGCCCAGCAAGTGGCTGATGCCAATATCTGCGCTTGTGCGATACTCGATGCAACCCCCGTCAATACCTATGAGTTAGATACCGATCAGTTGCGTATTGCTTTTGATGGTGATGCGGTGCTGTTTGATGATTCAGGTGAACTGCTGTACAAGCAAAAAGGACTGCGTGCTTTTCACGATCGCGAAATACAGATGCGTGATTTACCCATTGAAAAAGGCCCTTATGCTGAATTGTTGATTAAACTATCAAATTTACAGGAACGTCTACCCGCTGGTCTCAAGTATTCTCCCATAAAGATTGCATTGGTGACAGCTCGCAACGCACCCGCTGATCTGCGTGCGATTAAGACATTGCGAGAGTGGGGCGTCAATGTTGATATGGCGTTTTTCTTAGGAGGTTTAGAAAAAACAGCTGTACTTAGAACGTTTGCACCTCATATCTTTTTTGATGATTCTATCAAACATATCGATGCCGCTCGTCGTTTTGTGCCCACCGCTTTAGTGCCTTATCACTCGACGTCGTTATTACATAGTGACAGTGATTTGATGACTGACAAAGAGGCTGCATTGTTAGATTTTACACCTGTAACATGCTCCACTACTACGCTGAGTCATTAA
- a CDS encoding TRAP transporter large permease, whose protein sequence is MSPEIIGAIGLVVMILFVVLRVPVALAMLGVGLVGFGAVTAPSGALQMLKDIPVDVLAKYDFSAIPLFILMGVFATHSGMAGKLFEATRTIFGGVRGSLGIAGIGSSGIFASISGSSLATASTMTKVALPQMEKYGYQPGFACGILAAGGTLGIMIPPSIALLVYAILTQQSVGDMFIAGFLPGILGMVMYSITVMIMVRWKPHLARRGEPTSWKAKLLSLTGLIPFSFIFIVIIAGIFFGLFTPTEGAAVGAFVSWAYAFAKGMRIKGLKQSLIETLALSAVVFFMLLGAEALGYFISVSRLSYTLATWIGTLAVSPMIVLICILIMYFLLGLFMDALAMLVITIPVVYPIIVALGFDPVWFGIIAVLTVELGLITPPMGMNIFVIKAMAPHIKLSDMFRGVAPFIVSDLIRLVILVAFPAISLVLLT, encoded by the coding sequence ATGAGTCCAGAAATTATCGGTGCGATTGGCCTAGTTGTCATGATCTTGTTTGTTGTCCTACGAGTACCAGTGGCGCTTGCCATGTTAGGTGTTGGATTGGTTGGTTTTGGCGCAGTGACGGCACCCAGTGGTGCATTACAAATGCTTAAAGATATTCCGGTAGATGTGTTAGCCAAATATGACTTTAGTGCGATTCCCTTATTTATTTTAATGGGAGTCTTTGCTACCCATTCAGGGATGGCAGGGAAATTGTTTGAAGCTACCCGAACTATTTTTGGGGGAGTGAGGGGCAGTTTGGGTATCGCTGGCATAGGATCGTCTGGTATTTTTGCTTCTATCTCAGGCTCATCCTTAGCCACAGCATCCACTATGACCAAGGTTGCGCTGCCACAAATGGAGAAGTATGGTTATCAACCAGGTTTTGCCTGTGGTATTTTAGCAGCGGGTGGCACGTTAGGTATTATGATTCCGCCTAGCATTGCGCTACTGGTCTATGCCATCTTAACCCAGCAGTCAGTCGGTGACATGTTCATCGCTGGTTTCTTGCCTGGGATTTTGGGCATGGTGATGTATTCAATCACTGTTATGATTATGGTACGCTGGAAGCCGCATTTAGCGCGTCGCGGTGAGCCTACTTCTTGGAAAGCCAAGCTGCTGTCGTTGACGGGACTCATACCATTTAGCTTTATTTTTATTGTGATTATCGCTGGTATTTTCTTTGGGTTATTTACTCCGACAGAAGGAGCGGCAGTCGGTGCTTTTGTTTCTTGGGCTTATGCTTTTGCCAAAGGCATGCGTATAAAAGGTCTAAAGCAATCTTTGATTGAAACGCTTGCATTATCAGCGGTGGTGTTCTTTATGCTGCTGGGTGCAGAAGCCTTGGGTTACTTTATCTCCGTCTCACGCTTGTCTTATACGCTAGCGACTTGGATTGGTACATTAGCAGTTAGCCCGATGATTGTACTGATCTGTATCTTAATCATGTACTTCCTCTTAGGGTTGTTCATGGATGCTTTGGCAATGCTGGTTATTACCATTCCAGTGGTATATCCAATCATTGTGGCGTTAGGGTTTGATCCCGTATGGTTTGGTATCATCGCTGTATTGACAGTAGAGCTTGGACTGATTACGCCGCCGATGGGGATGAATATCTTTGTGATTAAGGCAATGGCACCGCATATTAAGCTGTCTGATATGTTCCGCGGGGTCGCACCGTTCATTGTCTCTGATCTGATTCGACTGGTTATTTTGGTCGCCTTTCCAGCGATATCTTTAGTGCTGCTAACGTAA
- a CDS encoding TRAP transporter small permease, whose product MAFLVKFSILISRLCQFIGGISLIIIVLTTMLDVTARYIFKLTGGEFGFTVKGSVEIVSYFMLFALLAAFGAFVERSQIIVDVFTQKMPQAVKGYMMGVFMMGFFIIGIVFAWGLYESAVDAIEYGKVTQDLRLSMMPIYAFSAFLSLLLAIRSLIESINIFKTGEFFDAEETGA is encoded by the coding sequence ATGGCATTTTTAGTAAAATTCAGTATTCTAATCTCTAGATTATGCCAGTTTATTGGTGGTATCAGTCTTATTATTATTGTTCTCACAACGATGCTCGATGTGACTGCTCGCTATATTTTCAAGCTGACTGGTGGTGAGTTTGGCTTTACCGTTAAAGGCAGTGTAGAGATCGTCTCTTACTTCATGCTCTTTGCTTTACTTGCTGCCTTTGGCGCTTTCGTCGAACGCTCACAAATCATCGTTGATGTCTTTACCCAAAAAATGCCGCAAGCCGTTAAAGGTTATATGATGGGCGTCTTTATGATGGGCTTTTTTATCATTGGTATCGTTTTTGCTTGGGGGCTTTATGAGAGTGCAGTTGATGCCATAGAGTACGGCAAAGTCACTCAAGATCTTAGATTGTCAATGATGCCCATCTATGCATTTAGTGCATTTTTAAGTCTCTTACTCGCCATTCGCTCATTAATCGAATCCATCAATATCTTTAAAACGGGCGAGTTCTTTGACGCTGAGGAGACAGGCGCATGA
- a CDS encoding TRAP transporter substrate-binding protein, producing MKLAPLFSIGALAAVSLLGCSNQSANTTDGSSANSQETTVLRFSHFWPATSSISTEVFEPWAKQIETDSNGRLKVELYPSAGLAKADVTYESAAKGTIDIGSQAHGYTSGRFPLTQITELPGLSNSATQMGCMLQTLYEDGTLASEYEDSHLLFMYGAGPGSLHTTDKLIRTPEDMKGMRIRRPSAVAGDILESAGASPVGLPANDMYTSLQRGVVDGLSFPWEAVTAFKIDEITKYHTNIPFYSSALMVTMNKDKYNALPDDLKQVLDKNSGMALANKVGEVFDKHDQMAIQAAKAKGDEIVEIPDPLNDPDWKGPLEKGTQKYLSDVNALGLDADSVYEKAKAASAACKVV from the coding sequence ATGAAGCTAGCTCCTCTTTTTTCAATTGGTGCCTTAGCGGCTGTTAGTCTTTTAGGCTGCTCTAACCAATCTGCTAACACGACTGATGGCTCATCAGCAAACTCTCAAGAAACGACCGTTTTACGCTTCTCCCACTTTTGGCCAGCAACCTCTTCTATTAGCACAGAGGTTTTTGAGCCTTGGGCAAAGCAAATAGAGACAGATTCTAATGGTCGCTTAAAAGTAGAGTTGTATCCTTCCGCGGGTCTTGCCAAAGCAGATGTTACCTACGAATCTGCTGCTAAAGGTACGATAGATATTGGCTCACAAGCACATGGTTATACCAGTGGTCGTTTTCCTTTAACTCAAATCACTGAACTTCCTGGTTTATCAAACTCAGCGACTCAAATGGGTTGTATGCTTCAGACTCTTTATGAGGATGGCACGCTTGCTAGTGAGTATGAAGACTCACATCTGCTATTTATGTATGGCGCTGGGCCTGGCTCACTGCATACTACGGATAAGTTGATTCGAACTCCTGAAGACATGAAAGGCATGCGCATCCGCCGCCCTTCTGCGGTCGCGGGTGATATTCTCGAAAGTGCTGGGGCATCACCAGTAGGATTGCCTGCTAATGATATGTATACCTCGCTACAGCGCGGCGTCGTCGATGGGTTGAGTTTTCCTTGGGAGGCCGTAACAGCGTTCAAAATTGACGAAATCACCAAATATCACACCAACATTCCTTTTTATAGTTCGGCGCTGATGGTCACTATGAATAAGGATAAATATAACGCCTTACCTGATGATTTAAAGCAAGTATTAGATAAAAACTCAGGAATGGCATTGGCGAATAAAGTTGGTGAAGTGTTTGATAAGCATGATCAAATGGCCATTCAAGCTGCTAAAGCTAAAGGCGATGAGATCGTTGAAATCCCTGATCCACTAAATGATCCAGATTGGAAAGGACCGCTCGAAAAAGGAACGCAAAAATATCTAAGTGATGTCAATGCTTTGGGTTTAGATGCTGATAGTGTCTATGAGAAAGCAAAAGCTGCCAGTGCTGCTTGTAAAGTGGTATAA
- a CDS encoding IS1595 family transposase yields the protein MRKSRLSWYKQTKLIELFVADSTARTAASLVGVNKTTPSYYFHRLRLLIYENSQEPGLLEGEIEVDESYFGGRRKGKRGRGAGNKVPVFGLLKRNGSVYACIIPDARADTLIIPIIREKVKPDSIVYTDSFRSYNVLDVSEFTHYRINHSKEFAQDRNHINGIENFWSQAKRHMRKYNGISKEHFHLFLKECEWRFNHSDPKRQLHQLKQWVKQELN from the coding sequence ATGAGAAAGAGTAGATTAAGTTGGTACAAACAAACTAAGCTTATCGAACTATTTGTTGCCGATTCTACCGCAAGAACAGCAGCAAGCTTAGTGGGTGTTAATAAAACAACACCCAGCTATTACTTTCACAGGCTAAGACTATTGATTTATGAAAATAGTCAGGAGCCCGGCCTTCTAGAAGGCGAAATAGAAGTTGATGAGAGCTACTTTGGCGGCAGGCGCAAAGGCAAACGTGGTCGCGGTGCTGGTAACAAAGTTCCTGTGTTTGGACTGCTTAAGCGTAATGGTAGCGTCTACGCATGTATTATCCCTGATGCCAGAGCCGATACCTTAATTATTCCTATCATAAGGGAGAAAGTAAAGCCTGATAGTATTGTTTATACTGACTCCTTTAGAAGTTACAACGTACTTGATGTCAGTGAGTTCACCCATTACCGTATCAATCATTCAAAAGAGTTTGCACAAGACAGAAACCATATCAACGGAATAGAGAACTTTTGGAGCCAAGCCAAGCGACATATGCGTAAATATAATGGCATCTCAAAAGAGCATTTCCATCTGTTTTTAAAGGAATGCGAGTGGCGTTTTAACCACAGTGATCCAAAACGTCAATTACATCAGCTAAAACAATGGGTTAAACAGGAACTGAACTAG